The genomic stretch CTTGAAATAGAATCTATAAGAACTTATTCTTTTCCCATTAATTAATTTAAACCTAATTAAGATGATAGTACCAAAAGAATTTTTTGAAGTGTTCGTTTGCAAAGATGATGGTACTTTTGAATTTCTCGTCATAGGGGATATTCATCAGTACAATTTTCATGCAATAGCATTGATATTTTTAAATATTACAAAAGTCCCGGAAGGATATACATCTCTAAAAAAAGAAGGCGTCAAAGAGCTTTTAATAAGAAATAGAAAGTCTTTAAAGTTAGCTCAAGAAGGTCTTTCTGAAAAAATAAATAAAAGTTTAGAAATGATCTTAAGAGATTTATATAATCAAAAAGGGAAAAATCAAATTCTTACATTGTAAAATAGAAAAATCCTCAAGGTAAATAACTTTGAGGATTTTTTTTATAAAAATAGGGTTGTAGAGTTATTAAATTTATGTTAATATCCCAATGTATTTAGAGATGTTAATTAGCTATAATAAAAAAAACTCACAATAAACTCACAAGAGTTTTATATATAATTTTTTATTATATGCTTTAAAAAATAATAAATATTCCAAATTACTTAAATTACAAATATTTTAAAATGAATCATAGTTTATGATACAAATTATACTTTTAAAAAAAATGGAGGGTTTAATGAAAAAACAATTGCAAAAATTCCAACAAGGCCGATCAATGATAGAGATGCTAGGGGTTCTAGGCATCATGGCAGTAATTACAGTGCTAGCAATAACAGCATATAAGATGGCATATAGAAATTCAAAGATGAATGAATTGAAGCAAGAGTTAGGAAGTATAAATCAGCAAATAGATCAGTCTTATGCCAATCAAAAATTTCAAGATGAGGGAGTTGTTTTAGGCGAAGACAGAACTTTTGAAAATATGTTTGTAGATACAAAAATGCTAAAATCAGCAGTAACTCCATTCGGGGGAACTTACTCAATCTCAGCAGTATCTAACGATTTATTTGAAGTTAAATTAAATGGTCTTGAAGAAGACGAGTGTTTATATGTTATTCAAGATGATGCTCTTTTAAAGAAAACAGAAAAGATGACAATATCTTGCGTAGATATAAATGGATTAGAACATTTTACCTCAAATAACATAAACAATCCAGACTATTCTGGTGGTAATGGTGGTAGTTCTGAAGAACCAGGCGGCGGCGATACAGGTGGAAACACAGGTGGAGATACGGGAGGTTCTGAGAAACCAGAAGAACCGTATATACCAAGTGAAGAAATGAAAGACTATCTATCGGAATTGAATGATTATGAACTATCAGCTCTTTGTACAGGAAGTGATAATGATGCTATATGTAAAGTATGGTTAGATGGAAACCCAGAATCTAATGATTTAGAAATAGCATGTTCAGAAACAAAAAGATCAGATATATGTAATGCATTTATAGAAAGTAATCCAGATAGTTGGGCATTGCAAAGAAGCTGCTCCGATACAAAACTTAAAGCAGCATGTGATGCATATGTAGAAACCAATCCTGAAATTTGGGATCTTCAAATGGCATGTGGAATGTCTGGCAATGATAATGTTTGTAAAGCGCTTTTAGAATCTCCAGACATGAATGAATCTTATTTAGGAGAAGTTTGCGGGCAAAGTAATAACACAGCAGTTTGCGATGAATATTTTGCTACAAATCCAAGCCCAGAAGAGTTGCAACAACCTTGTGCTTCGGGAAGTGATAGAGCATGTGAGGAGCTATTTAATTCCGAAGTTCCAATAGAAGATACAAGATTGCTAGCATCAGCTTGTAATAACGGTGTTAAAGCAGCTTGTGATGCTTATATGGAAACAAACCCAACAGATACAAGAGAACTTCATACTGCATGTATCACAGGTGGAAGTGCCGAGGCTTGTGATAAGATGCTTGAGAATTTAGATAAAGATAATTATAACTATGATTGGTACTTAAGTTCTTCATGTTATAGTGGAAATAGCCAGGCATCATGTGATAAACTTCTTGATGAGAAAAATGATGGATATACTTATGCAGAAACTTGTCGTCAAACAGGTGATGCGGATGTATGTAACAAGGCTTTTGAAATAAGCACTCAAGAAGAAGGAAATTGGGATGGATACTTATGTCATAACTCAGGAATGGCTCAAGCATGTAAAAGAAATTGTGAAATGTATGGCAATAAATCCGCTTGTGCAGCTGAGGTATTAATAAATGAGGGTGGCTGGAATAAATAATATATGGCACAATAAAATTAATCAAAAATAAAGCCTCTAAATTAGAGGCTTTTAATTTATATCAGGTATTATTAATATTCTTCAACACTTTCGTCTGCAAAGTAAACATCTACACCAGCATTTTTTAAAATATCGACACCATCACTCTTATATTTTTTAAGGCATTTAACTTCTTTTATACCACATCGAACTATCATCATAGCACAAGATCTACAAGGAGACATCTTACAATACATCGTTGCCCCCTCAAGTGCAATACCTTGTCTCGCAGCTTGGCATATAGCATTTTGTTCTGCATGTATAGTTCTAAAACAATGGTCACTCTTAGAACCGTCTTCGTGAATAACAGTTTTCATTAGATGCCCAACTTCATCACAATGCTTTTCTCCCGGGGATGATCCTACGTACCCAGTAGCTAGAATTTGCTTATCTTTAACTATAATGCAGGCAGTTTTACCTCTGTCGCAAGTAGCTCTCTTAGCAACCGCATTTACCAAGTTAAAAAAGTATTCATCCCAAGTTGGTCTTTTTTCATCTAAATCAATCATATTTATTCCCCTTTATATTCTTGATTATTCTTCAACTAAATCATCAACAAACTCTTTAGCATTAAATGGCTTAATATCATTTAAAGTTTCACCGAAACAAACAAACGATATATTATTTCCATATTTCTTAACCATAGACAGAGCAATTCCACCTTTAGCAGAAGAATCCATCTTAGTTAAAATAACGGCAGACATATCAGCTTCCTTCCCAAAATTCTCAGCCTGCAGTAAACCGTTTTGTCCAGTGGTTCCATCTAAAACAAGAAATGTTTCGGCAGGAACTTTGACATCTTCAGTCTCATGTTTCTTAATAGCTCTTGTTAATTTCCCTAATTCAGCCATTAATTCTTCACGAGAATGTAATCTTCCAGCTGTATCTATAATAAGAACATCTGAATTATTTTTCTTAGCCTCTATAACAGACTCATACGCCAATCCGCTTGCATTAGCCCCAGTTTCCTTAGCAATAAAGTGAGCG from Alphaproteobacteria bacterium encodes the following:
- a CDS encoding cytidine/deoxycytidylate deaminase family protein — translated: MIDLDEKRPTWDEYFFNLVNAVAKRATCDRGKTACIIVKDKQILATGYVGSSPGEKHCDEVGHLMKTVIHEDGSKSDHCFRTIHAEQNAICQAARQGIALEGATMYCKMSPCRSCAMMIVRCGIKEVKCLKKYKSDGVDILKNAGVDVYFADESVEEY